A genomic stretch from Oncorhynchus gorbuscha isolate QuinsamMale2020 ecotype Even-year linkage group LG20, OgorEven_v1.0, whole genome shotgun sequence includes:
- the LOC124007339 gene encoding small glutamine-rich tetratricopeptide repeat-containing protein beta-like, with amino-acid sequence MNTYHAALCSDPHSDESRDNWQMSSSGASSSATESVYFRCKCAGARDAINQRSSHDAIAGTAAKYLSTMAVEKRLAFSIVQFLRDQTHCGALNSDEQESLEVAIQCLETTFKINSSDCHLAAPQPLTEIFLNSLLKNDQNNPVSPETSPSPEDTERAEQLKNEGNNHMKEENYSCAVECYSKAIHLDLRNAVYYCNRAAAHSRLGNYTEATGDCERAIGIDPSYSKAYGRMGLAFTAMNKYPEAISYFKKALVLDPENDTYKSNLKIAEQKQTETVSPIATGLGFDMASLINNPAFISMAASVMQNQQVQQLMSGMVSNAVGGPAAGVGGLSDISSLIEAGQQFAQQIQHQNPELIEQLRNHIRSRSFSGSAEEHS; translated from the exons atgaacacttaccacgctgcgctttgttCCGATCCTCATTCCGACGAGAGCCGTGACAATtggcaaatgag ctCCAGTGGTGCTAGTAGTAGTGCCACTGAATCGGTTTACTTCCGTTGTAAATGCGCAGGCGCCAGAGATGCGATCAATCAGAGAAGTTCTCATGACGCGATAGCAGGGACAGCTGCAAAATATCTCAG CACAATGGCAGTGGAGAAGCGCTTGGCATTCTCTATTGTGCAGTTTCTGCGAGATCAAACTCACTGTGGCGCTTTGAATTCCGATGAGCAGGAAAGCCTCGAAG TTGCAATACAATGTTTGGAGACCACCTTCAAGATCAACTCCAGTGACTGTCATCTCGCAGCACCACAACCTCTCACTGAAATATTCCTCAATTCTCTCCTCAAG AATGATCAGAATAACCCGGTGTCACCAGAGACGTCCCCATCACCAGAAGACACCGAGAGGGCAGAACAACTGAAGAATGAAG GGAATAATCACATGAAAGAGGAGAACTACAGCTGTGCGGTGGAATGCTACTCAAAAGCCATCCATCTGGACCTCCGAAACGCTGTCTACTACTgtaacag GGCTGCCGCCCACAGTAGACTGGGTAACTACACAGAAGCAACGGGGGACTGTGAGAGGGCCATAGGGATCGACCCCAGCTACAGTAAAGCCTATGGGAGAATGGG ATTGGCATTTACTGCTATGAATAAGTACCCAGAGGCCATCTCCTACTTTAAGAAAGCTCTGGTGTTAGATCCAGAGAACGACACCTACAAATCCAACCTGAAGATTGCTGAGCAGAAGcaaacagagacagtcagtcct ATAGCTACGGGACTGGGATTTGACATGGCCAGCCTCATCAACAACCCTGCCTTCATCAGCATG GCCGCCAGTGTGATGCAGAACCAGCAAGTGCAACAGCT TATGTCTGGGATGGTGTCCAATGCAGTTGGGGGCCCAGCAGCAGGAGTGGGAGGACTGTCGGACATCTCCAGCCTGATTGAAGC tggtcagcagtttGCCCAGCAGATCCAGCATCAGAACCCAGAGTTGATCGAACAGCTGAGGAACCACATCCGCAGCCGCTCCTTCAGTGGCAGCGCTGAGGAGCACTCGTGA